A segment of the Bufo bufo chromosome 5, aBufBuf1.1, whole genome shotgun sequence genome:
TGTGAGTTTTGCAGAGCTGGTACATATTTATACGAGATTCCAGACTCTAACTCGCACCACCAGTCTGATTTTTGAATGTCGTGGAGAACCAATTTTTATTCGATATTTAATAAAATGCTTTTAAACGTActttattcaggcagttaataACAGCACTGGACCAAAGACAAATTCTCCCAAAATGGAATGGAGCAGAGCTTCATTTTTGATGTTTTGTCACCTGACCAACACTTCATCCAGAGCGCTCTACGGGCCGCATTGGAGAGACCTGCGTCTCTGGCAGAGAACCTCGCTGATTCGGCCAAAGCATCTGCTAGAAAAGCTGTGGCTGATTTTAGTAGGGGTATAGAATTTAAAATTTCCTCTCGCGATGTTTTATCCCCGATATGATCCTCCAGCTCGTTTAGCCAAAAGAACATAGACCTGACCACAGACGTTGCTGCGATGTTGGACTTAAGGTTGAACATTGCTGCTTCCCATGACTTTCGCAACAGAATGTCGGCCTTCCTGTCCATAGAATCTCTTAACTGGGAGGCATCCCATgtaatgatgttttttttattcacttttgcCACCTGTGTGTCTATTTTAGGAATCTCATTGAAGATTAGATTCCACCGGATCAAATAGTAGACGATTTTTGAGGGCGTTAGATAGCCCCAAGCGTCTTTCAGGGTCTGACCATTCCTCTAAAACCATATCCTTCATATACTCGTTGATAGGAAATACACAAGTTTTTTTGActtgtagaccccaaaacatttcaTCTTGAATGGAGTGAGATTTCTGCACTTCCTCTACCCCCATAATAGATATGATTGCTTTCAACAGATTTGCCATATCATCCatagaaaaataaaatcttctattACTCAGGATTCTGCTTCAGAAGCCCCCTCCTCGTCTTCCACAGTTTTAAAAGAGGAAGCATCATCGACAAGGTCCTCAGAATCTGAGGATGAAGGAGATATCAACTTTTTCCTCTTGGGAGGAGGATTCGCAGTAGTAGACAATTGAGACAAGGAAGATTTTACTTCTTCCTGTATCATTCGAAATTCTTTCCTTAGTGACGGAGTTTCCTCACGAACGATACTAGTAATGCAAACCTGAAATTATCCTGAAGCCGTATGTTACAAGAAATGCATTTGAGCAActtttcttttgtgcctcctttgagacctaaaagtaaaaaatgaatcAGGAGGCACTTCCTAAAAATAGGGATCTACCCCATTTTATAATATAACATAGTTTAAAGGAGAGGGGGGGAACCAAGCAGACTCCCTGACCAACACACATTATGAAAAGTCAATAAGTGAACTTCCCGATGGCTGCATTGGAGCATCCGGCTCCTTAGGAGAACAGCCCCTTTATGTCAGCCAGAATTCCGCATGCTGCCCTGCATCACTGTCCGCTGGAAGTGACGTCATCATTATGCACATGACGTGCCAGGCGCACAAAACCCAGATTAACCTACCAGAGGCAAGGCAGGAGATGTCACCCCAGGAGCAGGCTCTAGATCTACTGGAGCGAGCCCTCCTGATCCACCCCCTGTCCAGCGTTCGTACTCGACCGCGGAAGGACACCACGATCCCAAATGGTGCAACACGGTCCAAGAATCCAGGTAAAAAGGAAACTTCATCTTCCTGCatacagggagacctttctctgccatgtgctctgtagggacaggaaacactggtgttcaagggaggggggggaatttaaacctctgttcctgcccctacagaggtcaatctccttgtatgcagTCATGGTGATGCTATGGAAAAAAGGACTTGAGGTGGAGAGGGTGGTCCATCTTTTAGAGTGGTTTCTGGTTCCTGTCCTGAGGAGTAGGAGGCAGtctctccatgggtgctgtcataggcgagggggaaagatgtgtaacctaaaacaccATTAAGAACTACAACTTGaaccgccaaaaaaataaaatattggtcAGAAAGGCCCAAAATAGGCTGGTcacgaaggctactttcacactagcgtttttgtggatctgtcagctctgcaaaaaaatgctaaccctaaggggttaaatattgcAAAGTCATATACAAGCTATAAATATAGCCATGTTAAATAAATGGATCTATGAATTACAGCAACTCCTAAAGACAGTTTTATACAAAATTCAAAACCCTCGTGACAGACAGAGCTGGTTATTCCCACAAACAAGCTCCACAGTGAAGTACTGGGAGTGGTGACTACTGAGGAAATCTTCCCAACATGTTAACTAAGTGAATCAATACCATCCTGCTGCAGCGGTTAAGGCTACTGGTTGCACATGTGTGAGGAACGTTCTTGGTACAAATTAGGCACTTTAATACAAGTGTTTCCCATTCTTTGAAGTTAAATGTCCTATAGAGCAGAAGATCTGAAACATGAGGGTGCTGCAAACAAATCCATTACTCTTgggtaaaaaacattttttagcaAATCTACAGTTCCGCTGGTCACATGTAGCACAAGACCCATGATCAAAAAGAATTGGAGGAGCGATGTGTATATTAACATTGTGTTCCAGACGGCCTCTGACTGCAAGAATGACCAGGTTGTAACCATTACCCATTTTAGACACGACACCAGTTAAAGGAAACACTTTATTAACAAGTATTTCTACTACAGGTTTAGGACTTAGATGAAGGACCAAGCAGCAGCATACCAAGACATGCAGACAGTTTTAAGAATTATATTATTGCAGCCTTGCTTTTCAGAAGAGGATCACGCTCGTTGCTTTTTTTGAAGAGAACATCTTTGATCTGACTGAAGTACACAATGATGCCTTGATCATTTCTTCCATCTGAAGCATTTGCAATTAGTTTGTATTCCTTGCATTTCCTAGATGATAAAAGGCAGTTTGCTTAAGTATGGAATACCAAGTTCTTCCTTAAATTGATAGAATCAAAAATATTACATGCAGCAGTTGTGCCCAGAAGTTTTGCTAGATTATAGCCAGTTATAATGTATGGGCTCCCCACGAAAAAAAACTGTCCTGtatttactaatgtgagtgcacctagaccttgttctataaaaaaaaaaaaaaattcaatttggctcaTTAGGTTTAGAAATATTTTGGTGCAGTATCCACCAAATCAGACTGGCAAACATGCTTTGCACCACATTGGAAGGCTATGGCCCCTGGTCAAACAAAACAGTGGAAAGTTAGTCAACTTTAAGTTGCATAAACTTAGACTAAAAGGTGGGCCAGACTACCCAGAATTGTCCACTAGTGCGATTTGTTTTAGATGTTTTAATCCAAGTTTTCACTGTGCATGCTAATCTCTAGAACACCTCAATAATATTCTGGCTATCGCCTCAGGATTCCTGGCCAGAGAAGTAAAAATATTGCCACCAGCCACAATGCTGGTTGGAAGAAAGTTTGAGCTGTAAAGAGATACTAAGATGTCAAATGGAAAAGCCAAAACCATGTTTTAAATGAATGCAGGAGTACTAACTTACCTGTAAAAGGTAATACCAATCGCCACAGCAACAAGTGCAACCAAAGCGAGGGGAACAAGTACTGCGGAAACAGTCTGCTGCGTTTTAGAACCTACAGGGGAAAAAAGGAAGTCTACATTATGTCTTGATACCTTATTTGAGTCCTGTTGCACAAATGTAATAGTTGGATGCAAGTGACCATCTTCAAGTCAAGCTTTTGAAAGTTAAGGATAAAATTTATGGTTGGGAGAGGGTAGTCAGAAGAAGCAGATTGGACTAACAAGCTGCACTGTCACTCCTTGTTGTGAATGTTTGTCTAGAATATGAAGAGGAGAAACTCACTTGAAAGGTTTCTCCAGGACTGATTCAAAATGGCTGGTGGCAgcatgtcctagaatgtgaggagcactggttgcctccacttacagagggggggggtctCACTACACTACGCTCTTGCACTTACATATACTAAGTATTTGTGAGTTCTTCTGTCAGACATGATAGCatataggcaggatcacatcattaccatctattgtacaaAGGTGCAGGGTGTAGTAAGGCCCCCCCAACCCTCACCCCCCAGGCAACCAGTcttcctcacattctaggacaggttgcaggcagccattttaaaatcattcccagagaaccctttcACATAGACCCATGTTTCAGGTAATTGAATGAGCCAGATGTTCCTGATCATTACCCAATAATCAGTGGAGGTAAGAGATGCATCTACATACAGCAACCACCTATGCTGTATGGGGGACAAGTGATTGGGCACAAACAATGGCTGTAGCatacattcattttttttggcAGCAGATCCAGTTTACACAGGCTGATCTGCTGCACAGAAACTGATCCTAGGAGCTAGCTGAAAGACCTGAACGCCAATAGCTTTTgcacagggcaattattgggatcAAGAGTTTCTACAAATGCTCATCCCTGATATCAGGGATGATTATCTGCATGTGTAAAAGAGGTCATAACAGTTGAGACAGCAATTTGCTGTATTAAATTTGTAGAACCCTGAAATGTGCCCGATAGGGGTTAACATACATTGGAAGCTTTTACAGTGTGAGCTACTTCAGGCTGTCAATCCTATGGACACTGAAAACCAATAGGGTGTCACTTACCACCATCTATAAACACCAGCGTACTAGCAAGAGCCAAACTTGCACCATCACTTAGTGTGATATTTACACAGTAAGATCCTGGCTCAAATGCTCTTCTTAGGATCAGCAAGCATTGATCAGAAGATGGAACTTCATCacaaaccatgtcctggggaatcATGCAACTAGCATCCGAGACTACCGTGCAGGCATCTGTAGGCAGACTGAAGGAACAAGGTTATCAAACACAGGGAACATCAGTCTTACAGGGAGTTGGTCTTCTGTTTGCCAAGACATACCTTCCTTCGCAAGTCACCACAAAGTCAACAAGAGAGCCTTCAGTCTGAGATGTGGGTACTTGGACGCTTGTCATTTCAACAATGTTCACCTCAAGGATACCATCTGAAGTTGGAAAGAGCAAGTCAGATTCTAGGCACTGCACTCTAAGCCTAGCTGTATAAGTGACCAACAACTTACCTACAACTGTAATCTTAGTGCTGTAATAGCCATATCTATATATGACGCAACCAGGAGTAGAAGTGGTGTATGGAATGGCTGTATAAACAGTGGTAATGTTTGGCATTTCAGTTGTCAGTGGTAAAGTTTCAGTGTCAAACTGTGGTAGTTCTGTTGAGTTATctgcaaggggaggggggggggggtgaaaaaataaataagtccACCTGCACATATGGCTTACTGTACTTTTTTGTAGAGGATTACCTGCAGCACCGtcaaacgccccccccccccctcccacacacATTATGGACACAAGATCAACCCCACTGCCAGATACTATTTGTGCATCTCCTAAGCAAACCTTAAGgggtttccaggctcctgatattattGATCTACTTCTGGATAGATCAGggagggtccaacaccctgcacccccgtgCTAGAACTAGCACTGTAAATGGAACAGTAAGCTTAGTGGTTGTGCCAGGTTACTTCAGtggtagctgagctgcagtaatccTGCGCAGCCACTACACTCAGCCATGCTTCACGTTCCTTTCAGAGTGCTAGCgccagaggctgcagggaacagctgattggctattAATGACCCGAGGATGGGTCAATGCTTAAATTGGTTTTACAGGCTCCTTAcagtgatgacatatcctcaggataggtcatcaacatccagTCGTTGAGTTTCCAACACcccactctgccaatcagctgttcccggCAGCCTCTGGCCCTAGAGCCAATACTTTGAATAGAACAAGCACAGCTCTGTAGTGGCTATGCTGGATTACTGCAACTCAGCTACCACTGAAGTAAGTAGGAGCAGGGCTGCAGTAACCTGGCACAACTACTATTCTTCCTGTACCATTCAGTGCTTGGGgtagggtgtcagaccctcagatttaatattaatgacccatcctgaggtagGTTATTAATATCAGGggccaggaaacccctttaatcataaaATATCAAGCTTCGATACATTTGTTTTTATACAACTCACCTGTAGAATTGGAAGTGGTGAAAGTACTGGTGGTGGTTGGTAGAGGTTGTGTAGGGATTGGAGTGGGTGTAACAGGTTTACATGGACCAGGAATGGCAGCTTTGATGGTCAAGTTAGCCCTAAAGCTTCCAAGCATGGTATAAATATGACTAGAGACAGGGTTATTGGAAACAGATGACCCGTTCCCATCACCATAGTCCCAATCAAATGTCAATTCAGAATTCTTGAGATAATTGCTTGGATCATGGATGTGGATGTCAAATTTGATTGGTGAATCTTTAATAAAGATGCTGTCTGAGGAATTCTTGTCATTCTTCTGTGTAAGGTTGACATAAAATGGAACTTGatctattaaaaaataaaaagtagtcaAGTTTAGAGGGAACGTGTCACCATGAAAGTCTGCAGGCAGCACGTTAGAGCCAAGCAGATTGTGGGACACTATTTAGCAAAACATGCAGGGtgtttaagactggcattttagacactTGTCTTAATACCCCTTGCGCTGGCAGTGGATATGCCTAATGCATGTaggtgctggcctctacatagTATGTGTATCCACCAtctgtctaaatctatgccagctcccttgatggcttagatttagaccattttctatccctaaaacaggcatagaaaattaatGATGGGCCTGCCAGTCCTCCCTCTCCCACCCCTCctcttttagacctggcatgagcagggaaaagtcagtTTGCTGCACAAATGACCTTTATGCCAAAAAAGGCGCATGTTAATAAGTGACGCCTATAATTTGTACATTTAAACTTCTGTTCAGGTGTCATTTGGGTGGTCCCATTAGTAACAGTCTTCCCTGTATGCTTACTCTTATAGAATTAGCTGCCGGTCACCAATTGACCTAAGCAGATGAGTCAAGCATAGGAAGAGCATAAAAGGGAAGTCACAATGATAGTTGTGTGAGCTTATCAACATATGAATGTTGGATAATAACCAAGTTATGATGAATAATTAAATTATTTCTCATCCTGGACATTGGagtcaaggaggcagtcctatcagtaatTAACAGCTAAactcagaatgtgcagggattcCATCATATTAGAATTCtacgggctgcaaaacggatccatccccgtttcagttatgcaggggagtcccctCCTGCATAaacgggacagatctgttttgcagcccccATAGACTTATTATGACGGAATAATTAACAGAATACCTCTAAaggcatagaattgcattatggtccgtgttaacggaatctataacacaattcaccttttaccagtaaacgaagtgtgaacgaatttcaaaaatcAAATAGTCATCTCTAGCAGCCACCAACACACGCCACTGTTCAAATGCTGAATCTTTGGTGCCTTTACATAGATTTCATAGCTTACCAGTTACAACATAAATGCTGCTTGCTGTAGCAACTGGGTAGTGGTTATGAGAACCTCTTCTAAAAACCTTGACCTCTATCATTTGCGTTCCAGCAGTGATGTTTGTAGTATTAATGGACAGAGTAGTAAACGATCTCCCAATCATTCCGTAATATTGGCCTGACAAGAGAGAACACCATTCTTCAATCTACATGTGCAATGGCTTGCACATTTCATAAAAGCATAATCAAAGCTGTTTTCAGTCCTTAATGGTTATCCAACTTAAAGGCATCCCCACCATAACTTCACCTGTCCACAGGACATTGGACCTCATTCTGGTCAGAGTCTGCTGGAGAATTTGTTGACCTAAAGCACCACTCATGGACTGTAGGGATGGATTTTGGATTCTTCATCTGGAGTCAACCTGCACAAATCTTTATATTTGCTCCAATGAGCCTATTACTTCATGAAGTCTTGCAAGACTATTTGCAATGACTGAATTGATTAATGTAAAAGTAGATATcgaactctggttcagttccaaggtatcACTTAGAACAAAACCAGAGTTAAGCGTCAAGGTTTTTACAGTAATTCACCAAGTTATCAAAGTCTTGCAAGAatttgtgaagtaataacttgGGCTCATTGGAgaaaatacattctaatactgtatggagctcccgcTCCGCACAGTATTACAAAGTTTTATGGGAATAGACTTCAGATGACGCATCAGAAGTCAACTCACTCATCCATAGTGATCAGCTCTCCATTCAGACAGTCACCCATGCACCTTAGACGACCCTGGGATTCatcccattcttgtgatcagggggattcccagtggtcagaccccgcTATACTCCCCTATACTGTAGATAAGCGATTTGTCATGGTTGGACAACCCCATTGAAGCCCCCAGAATACAGTAAACTGGAAGTCACCATTTTGACCAAAACAGAGGAAGAAATGTGAtgcgagccaaaaccaggtgtggctctaaacagaACAGGGCATGATCTTTTTATGCCTGAAGTCCATAgaagctccaatcctggttttggctctgaTCAAAACACTTTAGTGTGAATAAAGTCATTATAATTTATATATTAGTGCAAGCTTGTAGTGAATGAACCTATAGACCAGGGATCAACCTCGGGCACTCCATCCGTTTAGAAACTACAACCCCAGAATGAGTGTCACTTCTGTGGAGTTCTAACAAGCCagtcatgtttgcatgctgggagttgcagtttcacagcAACTGGAGTACCAAAACGTTGCTCATCCCCGCTATAGACCCCGCTTACAGGCTTCCGTAGTGTATGCAGTCATCGAATTCCagtatggtccgtggtagtggaatccataacgggattcttagataacccaaacctgtaCGCAGAACTTgaaaaaacacaagtttgctcatcactaatcctgGTTTTTGCTTCAAGAACTGTATCAAAATACAGGCAGAAGGTCTTATTAAACACTGAGGCTACACCTACACTTTACTGCACAAAATTACTGCCCATAGGGAATGCATTGAGTATTTACTTTCTGCCATAGAGCAAGATAAAGATCTCTGCTTGATCCCCAACAAGTAAGACACTCCAGTACAGTTTAAGTTACAGCCATGGATAGGTTATCTGTTCATGCCTTGATCTTTACTGTAATAGTCCTCATTGGACAGAAGATGGTCAGATACCTGTAGGTGTAAAGCACCCCAAGTAGATTACAGGCACTACACAAGAAACATACCTTGAGTGGAGAAAATGTAAATGAAGTTGTGTCGCCTCCAGCGAGGGTCATGTGGAAATGGTCTGCCATCTGGAAAGCCGTTAGCAAAGCTGCAGTTTCCTTCGTTACAGAAATCTATCCACTTGGTCCAGTTATACACATATTGGTCTGGGAAGCTGGAGGAAACTAAATAGACAACCTTGTAAGATGTCATCTACACATCTAGATCTACAACATTCTGTAGTCTCACTGTATTTACCATTTCCACACCCTCTTTCATAGACAATGTCTCCATCTTCATTTTCCTTCTGACATCTGGGAAACTGCAGGTTGACAGCAAAAGTGATGTTTGACCCTATCAGCGCAGGACTGTCACTGGTCAACAATGCCACAACCTTGCCACCTAGACAAACATATGAAGTCAGCAGGATTTTAAGTCAAATGCATTTTATTAGTTATATCTGAAGTAATACCTTTCCAGCAGTTTTCCCATCTTGTATCCCCAGACTTCCAGGCAGGGTACAGTTTCTCATTCCACGAGTTGGTATCAGGAGACCAGCCATTTATGTGGTTGCCGGGACCTCTAGAGCCAGATTTCCTTCCAAATTCCATTACATCCTGAAACCCTGTTAAGTTACATATTGGGATTTAATAGATATTGATTGCAAAACCAATGTGTTCTACAAAGTAGATGATAGCTGGATCCATGCATGGACTTAGATGTTCCCCATGTTCTTTGCCAGTAAGACATTGCGAGTTCAGCATGTTATGTAGTTAGCAGTTCTATGGAGGGAGCTGCAGCTTCCATGTCCTGTATACTAcccctataggtcagatactggacAGTAAAGCTACTTGTCCTAATACTACAAGTGGTGCAACACTAACCATGTACGTTTCAGGGCCCCCTTCACAATGCTACCACAGCTCTGCTCATCTATGGTCAGCTCCATCTTTGAAACCGAATGAAAATGAAGTATCAGATCCATCAGATGAACCCCATCGAATAATAGTGTTCAGTTTCCCCATCATAGGTCTGACCACAAGTAGTGAAACAgactgccattttgtgcaacttCCTTATCTGCAATGTCTGGCCAAAGATTTGAAGTCCAATAATGATCCCAGAAAGATTTTTCAGCCATTGTCTGGTTTCATAGAACATTTATGACTATTTTGAACA
Coding sequences within it:
- the LOC121002565 gene encoding protein QNR-71-like, producing the protein MLPVVVEGLVVLCLVSSIQAGKRFQDVMEFGRKSGSRGPGNHINGWSPDTNSWNEKLYPAWKSGDTRWENCWKGGKVVALLTSDSPALIGSNITFAVNLQFPRCQKENEDGDIVYERGCGNVSSSFPDQYVYNWTKWIDFCNEGNCSFANGFPDGRPFPHDPRWRRHNFIYIFSTQGQYYGMIGRSFTTLSINTTNITAGTQMIEVKVFRRGSHNHYPVATASSIYVVTDQVPFYVNLTQKNDKNSSDSIFIKDSPIKFDIHIHDPSNYLKNSELTFDWDYGDGNGSSVSNNPVSSHIYTMLGSFRANLTIKAAIPGPCKPVTPTPIPTQPLPTTTSTFTTSNSTDNSTELPQFDTETLPLTTEMPNITTVYTAIPYTTSTPGCVIYRYGYYSTKITVVDGILEVNIVEMTSVQVPTSQTEGSLVDFVVTCEGSLPTDACTVVSDASCMIPQDMVCDEVPSSDQCLLILRRAFEPGSYCVNITLSDGASLALASTLVFIDGGSKTQQTVSAVLVPLALVALVAVAIGITFYRKCKEYKLIANASDGRNDQGIIVYFSQIKDVLFKKSNERDPLLKSKAAII